One genomic segment of Stegostoma tigrinum isolate sSteTig4 chromosome 21, sSteTig4.hap1, whole genome shotgun sequence includes these proteins:
- the LOC125463024 gene encoding uncharacterized protein LOC125463024 isoform X1, whose product MWTLILLICSQPVSGALWAEKEVTGIVGQAITVNCSYTNQHQQNRKFWCHEWTNECKCLVSTDDPNGRRGRMSIKDYKAQGVFTVVMEDLQLKDEGRYRCGIDQPDHDLSFIVNLQVFYESVSVPVLKFSSPPDVSCSGGLVTISCESARGSLPIHYTWSEKTPYQDSKISDTNKLDLHCQSFTQQHHQYYCTTKNQQATKNSVMVNVAVISKSEKNCSYEAQISNIEQQYSCEVSSTTAPSTSANTQNQSLKNTRLLCIIVGVLGAILAVFAFSLLWYMKKMKKLNSPIICSRRDKHPNDNQKLTAAEETIINSDVNVTESSSPETHGNGNVQFNKNENGIHYAAVQIQRKSPARTSEVERGTISNADSVIYSAINI is encoded by the exons TTTCAGGTGCATTGTGGGCAGAAAAGGAAGTAACGGGAATTGTTGGTCAAGCAATTACAGTAAATTGTTCTTATACTAACCAGCACCAGCAAAATAGGAAATTCTGGTGTCATGAATGGACTAATGAATGCAAATGTTTGGTGAGCACAGACGATCCAAATGGACGGCGAGGAAGAATGTCAATCAAAGATTACAAGGCACAAGGAGTATTTACTGTTGTGATGGAGGATCTTCAGCTAAAAGATGAAGGACGGTACAGATGTGGTATCGATCAACCTGACCATGATCTAAGTTTTATTGTGAATCTGCAAGTATTTTATG AATCCGTGTCTGTTCCAGTTCTCAAATTCTCTTCGCCACCCGATGTCTCATGTTCTGGAGGTTTAGTGACAATCTCCTGTGAGTCTGCCCGCGGATCCCTCCCCATTCACTACACATGGTCTGAGAAGACCCCATATCAAGATTCGAAGATCTCTGACACCAATAAACTGGATCTACATTGTCAATCCTTCACACAGCAACATCATCAGTATTACTGCACGACCAAAAATCAACAGGCAACAAAAAACAGTGTAATGGTTAATGTAGCAGTCATCAGCAAATCAGAGAAAAATTGCAGTTATGAGGCACAGATCAGTAACATTG AACAGCAATATTCTTGTGAAGTTTCTTCAACAACTGCACCATCTACAAGTGCAAATACTCAAAACCAATCTCTGAAAAACACAAG GCTGCTTTGCATTATAGTCGGTGTACTGGGGGCCATTCTTGCTGTTTTTGCATTTTCACTGCTTTGGTacatgaagaaaatgaaaaaat TGAATAGCCCCATTATATGTAGTCGAAGAGACAAGCATCCAAATGATAATCAG AAATTGACAGCAGCAGAAGAGACTATCATAAATTCAGATGTGAATGTCACAGAAAGTAGCTCACCTGAAACACACGGCAATGGAAATGTCCAGTTCAATAAGAATGAAAATGGAATCCATTACGCAGCAGTACAGATTCAAAGGAAATCACCAGCACGTACGAGTGAGGTGGAAAGGGGCACGATTAGCAATGCAGACAGTGTCATCTACAGTGCGATCAATATTTAA
- the LOC125463024 gene encoding uncharacterized protein LOC125463024 isoform X2 has translation MWTLILLICSQPDDPNGRRGRMSIKDYKAQGVFTVVMEDLQLKDEGRYRCGIDQPDHDLSFIVNLQVFYESVSVPVLKFSSPPDVSCSGGLVTISCESARGSLPIHYTWSEKTPYQDSKISDTNKLDLHCQSFTQQHHQYYCTTKNQQATKNSVMVNVAVISKSEKNCSYEAQISNIEQQYSCEVSSTTAPSTSANTQNQSLKNTRLLCIIVGVLGAILAVFAFSLLWYMKKMKKLNSPIICSRRDKHPNDNQKLTAAEETIINSDVNVTESSSPETHGNGNVQFNKNENGIHYAAVQIQRKSPARTSEVERGTISNADSVIYSAINI, from the exons ACGATCCAAATGGACGGCGAGGAAGAATGTCAATCAAAGATTACAAGGCACAAGGAGTATTTACTGTTGTGATGGAGGATCTTCAGCTAAAAGATGAAGGACGGTACAGATGTGGTATCGATCAACCTGACCATGATCTAAGTTTTATTGTGAATCTGCAAGTATTTTATG AATCCGTGTCTGTTCCAGTTCTCAAATTCTCTTCGCCACCCGATGTCTCATGTTCTGGAGGTTTAGTGACAATCTCCTGTGAGTCTGCCCGCGGATCCCTCCCCATTCACTACACATGGTCTGAGAAGACCCCATATCAAGATTCGAAGATCTCTGACACCAATAAACTGGATCTACATTGTCAATCCTTCACACAGCAACATCATCAGTATTACTGCACGACCAAAAATCAACAGGCAACAAAAAACAGTGTAATGGTTAATGTAGCAGTCATCAGCAAATCAGAGAAAAATTGCAGTTATGAGGCACAGATCAGTAACATTG AACAGCAATATTCTTGTGAAGTTTCTTCAACAACTGCACCATCTACAAGTGCAAATACTCAAAACCAATCTCTGAAAAACACAAG GCTGCTTTGCATTATAGTCGGTGTACTGGGGGCCATTCTTGCTGTTTTTGCATTTTCACTGCTTTGGTacatgaagaaaatgaaaaaat TGAATAGCCCCATTATATGTAGTCGAAGAGACAAGCATCCAAATGATAATCAG AAATTGACAGCAGCAGAAGAGACTATCATAAATTCAGATGTGAATGTCACAGAAAGTAGCTCACCTGAAACACACGGCAATGGAAATGTCCAGTTCAATAAGAATGAAAATGGAATCCATTACGCAGCAGTACAGATTCAAAGGAAATCACCAGCACGTACGAGTGAGGTGGAAAGGGGCACGATTAGCAATGCAGACAGTGTCATCTACAGTGCGATCAATATTTAA
- the LOC125463024 gene encoding uncharacterized protein LOC125463024 isoform X3 → MWTLILLICSQPESVSVPVLKFSSPPDVSCSGGLVTISCESARGSLPIHYTWSEKTPYQDSKISDTNKLDLHCQSFTQQHHQYYCTTKNQQATKNSVMVNVAVISKSEKNCSYEAQISNIEQQYSCEVSSTTAPSTSANTQNQSLKNTRLLCIIVGVLGAILAVFAFSLLWYMKKMKKLNSPIICSRRDKHPNDNQKLTAAEETIINSDVNVTESSSPETHGNGNVQFNKNENGIHYAAVQIQRKSPARTSEVERGTISNADSVIYSAINI, encoded by the exons AATCCGTGTCTGTTCCAGTTCTCAAATTCTCTTCGCCACCCGATGTCTCATGTTCTGGAGGTTTAGTGACAATCTCCTGTGAGTCTGCCCGCGGATCCCTCCCCATTCACTACACATGGTCTGAGAAGACCCCATATCAAGATTCGAAGATCTCTGACACCAATAAACTGGATCTACATTGTCAATCCTTCACACAGCAACATCATCAGTATTACTGCACGACCAAAAATCAACAGGCAACAAAAAACAGTGTAATGGTTAATGTAGCAGTCATCAGCAAATCAGAGAAAAATTGCAGTTATGAGGCACAGATCAGTAACATTG AACAGCAATATTCTTGTGAAGTTTCTTCAACAACTGCACCATCTACAAGTGCAAATACTCAAAACCAATCTCTGAAAAACACAAG GCTGCTTTGCATTATAGTCGGTGTACTGGGGGCCATTCTTGCTGTTTTTGCATTTTCACTGCTTTGGTacatgaagaaaatgaaaaaat TGAATAGCCCCATTATATGTAGTCGAAGAGACAAGCATCCAAATGATAATCAG AAATTGACAGCAGCAGAAGAGACTATCATAAATTCAGATGTGAATGTCACAGAAAGTAGCTCACCTGAAACACACGGCAATGGAAATGTCCAGTTCAATAAGAATGAAAATGGAATCCATTACGCAGCAGTACAGATTCAAAGGAAATCACCAGCACGTACGAGTGAGGTGGAAAGGGGCACGATTAGCAATGCAGACAGTGTCATCTACAGTGCGATCAATATTTAA
- the LOC125463024 gene encoding uncharacterized protein LOC125463024 isoform X4 codes for MSESVSVPVLKFSSPPDVSCSGGLVTISCESARGSLPIHYTWSEKTPYQDSKISDTNKLDLHCQSFTQQHHQYYCTTKNQQATKNSVMVNVAVISKSEKNCSYEAQISNIEQQYSCEVSSTTAPSTSANTQNQSLKNTRLLCIIVGVLGAILAVFAFSLLWYMKKMKKLNSPIICSRRDKHPNDNQKLTAAEETIINSDVNVTESSSPETHGNGNVQFNKNENGIHYAAVQIQRKSPARTSEVERGTISNADSVIYSAINI; via the exons ATGTCAG AATCCGTGTCTGTTCCAGTTCTCAAATTCTCTTCGCCACCCGATGTCTCATGTTCTGGAGGTTTAGTGACAATCTCCTGTGAGTCTGCCCGCGGATCCCTCCCCATTCACTACACATGGTCTGAGAAGACCCCATATCAAGATTCGAAGATCTCTGACACCAATAAACTGGATCTACATTGTCAATCCTTCACACAGCAACATCATCAGTATTACTGCACGACCAAAAATCAACAGGCAACAAAAAACAGTGTAATGGTTAATGTAGCAGTCATCAGCAAATCAGAGAAAAATTGCAGTTATGAGGCACAGATCAGTAACATTG AACAGCAATATTCTTGTGAAGTTTCTTCAACAACTGCACCATCTACAAGTGCAAATACTCAAAACCAATCTCTGAAAAACACAAG GCTGCTTTGCATTATAGTCGGTGTACTGGGGGCCATTCTTGCTGTTTTTGCATTTTCACTGCTTTGGTacatgaagaaaatgaaaaaat TGAATAGCCCCATTATATGTAGTCGAAGAGACAAGCATCCAAATGATAATCAG AAATTGACAGCAGCAGAAGAGACTATCATAAATTCAGATGTGAATGTCACAGAAAGTAGCTCACCTGAAACACACGGCAATGGAAATGTCCAGTTCAATAAGAATGAAAATGGAATCCATTACGCAGCAGTACAGATTCAAAGGAAATCACCAGCACGTACGAGTGAGGTGGAAAGGGGCACGATTAGCAATGCAGACAGTGTCATCTACAGTGCGATCAATATTTAA